A single region of the Musa acuminata AAA Group cultivar baxijiao chromosome BXJ1-11, Cavendish_Baxijiao_AAA, whole genome shotgun sequence genome encodes:
- the LOC135597536 gene encoding serine/threonine-protein kinase-like protein CCR4, whose amino-acid sequence MVVGQCGLRSRDCSLRPAFPVSSTKPNTAHHEGRFFGDYCYNYYSPTLCAPPGYDDILHHHIAMPPSNPTKSLPLFLLLVFLLLLCVSTPLSVVASSPPFSTLAVSHSSNVTLVCALVPSAVAYKYDICCTSASNRSQSRLYESPETPYAAVAAGNGFLCGLTVPADGSNATMRWWAFHENEIYEKRVYWGTPLTALASGDNHVCGLIGGAHRPRCWRWEEMRVPAGMNFSEIAVGRNFVCGRLGCGAIRCFGNDTVVVRKVPVGNFSMVAAGSRHACGVFDDGRLTCWGTGAPEVPSDPLDIVSMALGESKTCVLRSNGTVRCWGEGSRPPDFLAGEQFIGIQARGDTLCGILMFNFSVVCWGNEEFRRNHTMYGRVLPGTCTPTSICTCGFLAGSGNMCPSEEGICQSCKFQLSSNSSTSPQQASRGSKKRILLVAVLGSVGFGLALLALLSFLVSLALKKQSNGWLYDTVQLGRWRRTAAAALSSQMETFLDGQVGGGTVEEFSLRFLAKITNNFSEAHKIGSGSFGAVYRATLPGGRDVAIKRADVPAAAAPSTSRRHEQLRLRDEHQRERAFYSELALLSRVNHKNLLRLLGFCRERGERVLVYEYMTNGTLHDNLHRRPMTPPSPLSSWTARLRLALDAARGIEYLHAYAVPAIIHRDIKSSNILLDAEWTAKVADFGLSLTSPDDEGSVAAGTLGYMDPEYYRLRRLTEKSDVYSFGVVLLELVTGCKAIHRSQQVAGSEEGDEAEEAEGSATPRNVVEMAVPYIEADDIARVMDRRVAQASAEEVEAVAYVGYVAAECVRAEGQERPTMGEVVGALERAVAACGGAYGPDRVDSRSEPTGGRRALSRAPSFL is encoded by the coding sequence ATGGTCGTTGGTCAGTGCGGGCTTCGAAGCCGTGACTGCAGCCTCCGCCCGGCCTTTCCCGTCTCTTCCACCAAACCTAACACAGCACACCACGAAGGGCGTTTCTTTGGGGACTACTGCTACAACTACTACTCCCCCACTCTCTGCGCTCCTCCAGGTTACGATGACATTCTCCACCACCATATCGCAATGCCTCCTTCAAACCCCACCAAATCCctgcccctcttcctcctcctcgtcttccttctcctcctttgcGTCTCCACCCCGCTGTCGGTCGTCGCCTCCTCCCCCCCTTTCTCCACCCTCGCCGTCTCCCATTCCTCCAACGTCACCTTAGTCTGTGCCCTCGTGCCGTCGGCTGTCGCCTACAAGTACGACATCTGCTGCACCAGCGCCTCCAACCGGAGCCAGAGCAGGCTGTACGAATCCCCGGAGACGCCCTACGCCGCGGTCGCCGCGGGCAATGGCTTCCTTTGCGGCCTTACCGTGCCGGCCGATGGTTCCAACGCCACCATGCGGTGGTGGGCCTTCCATGAAAATGAGATCTACGAGAAGCGGGTCTACTGGGGGACGCCGCTCACGGCGCTCGCCTCCGGCGACAACCACGTCTGCGGCCTGATCGGCGGGGCGCACCGGCCTCGGTGCTGGCGGTGGGAGGAGATGCGGGTCCCCGCCGGGATGAACTTCTCCGAGATCGCCGTGGGGCGGAACTTCGTGTGCGGGCGGCTGGGATGCGGCGCCATCCGGTGCTTCGGGAACGATACGGTGGTCGTCAGGAAGGTGCCGGTCGGCAACTTCAGCATGGTCGCCGCGGGGAGCCGGCACGCCTGTGGAGTCTTCGACGATGGCCGGCTGACCTGCTGGGGCACGGGGGCTCCGGAAGTGCCTTCCGATCCCCTCGACATCGTATCCATGGCGCTGGGCGAGAGCAAGACCTGCGTCCTGCGGTCCAACGGAACCGTCCGCTGCTGGGGGGAGGGCTCTCGGCCCCCAGACTTCCTCGCCGGCGAGCAATTCATCGGGATCCAGGCGAGGGGCGATACACTCTGCGGCATTCTGATGTTCAATTTCTCGGTGGTTTGTTGGGGCAACGAGGAGTTCCGGCGCAACCACACCATGTACGGCAGGGTCCTGCCCGGGACCTGCACGCCGACCTCGATCTGCACCTGCGGGTTTCTGGCGGGTTCCGGCAACATGTGCCCTTCCGAAGAGGGCATCTGCCAGTCCTGCAAGTTCCAGCTCAGCTCCAATTCTTCCACCAGTCCGCAACAAGCAAGCCGTGGTAGCAAGAAGAGGATTTTATTGGTGGCGGTTCTTGGATCCGTGGGATTCGGCTTGGCGTTGTTGGCCTTGTTGAGCTTCTTGGTCTCCCTTGCTCTCAAGAAGCAGAGTAATGGCTGGCTTTACGACACCGTGCAATTGGGCCGATGGAGGCGGACTGCGGCGGCGGCACTGTCTTCGCAGATGGAGACGTTCCTCGACGGCCAGGTGGGCGGCGGGACGGTGGAAGAGTTTTCGCTACGGTTTCTCGCCAAGATCACCAACAACTTCTCGGAGGCGCACAAGATCGGGTCTGGCAGCTTCGGCGCTGTCTACCGTGCGACGCTCCCCGGCGGGCGCGACGTGGCGATCAAGCGCGCGGACGTCCCGGCGGCCGCGGCGCCGTCCACGTCGCGGCGGCACGAACAGCTTCGCCTGCGGGACGAGCATCAGCGGGAGCGCGCCTTCTACTCCGAGCTCGCTCTGTTGTCGCGCGTCAACCACAAGAACCTGCTCCGCCTGCTAGGCTTCTGCCGAGAGCGCGGGGAGCGTGtgctggtgtacgagtacatgacCAACGGCACTCTGCACGACAACCTCCACCGGCGGCCCATGACCCCGCCGTCGCCGCTGAGTTCGTGGACAGCGCGGCTGCGGCTGGCCCTCGACGCGGCGCGGGGGATCGAGTACCTGCACGCCTACGCGGTGCCGGCCATCATCCACCGCGACATCAAGTCCTCCAACATCCTGCTCGATGCGGAGTGGACGGCCAAGGTAGCCGACTTCGGGCTGTCGCTGACGAGCCCCGACGACGAGGGGAGCGTCGCCGCCGGCACGTTGGGTTACATGGACCCGGAGTACTACCGGCTGCGGCGGCTGACGGAGAAGAGCGACGTCTACAGCTTCGGGGTGGTGTTGCTGGAGCTGGTGACGGGGTGCAAGGCCATCCACCGGAGCCAGCAGGTGGCGGGGAGCGAGGAGGGGGACGAGGCGGAGGAGGCGGAGGGCAGCGCGACGCCACGGAACGTGGTGGAGATGGCGGTGCCGTACATCGAGGCGGACGACATCGCGCGGGTGATGGACAGGCGGGTGGCGCAGGCGTCGGCGGAGGAGGTGGAGGCGGTGGCGTACGTGGGGTACGTGGCGGCGGAGTGCGTGCGGGCGGAGGGGCAAGAGCGGCCGACGATGGGGGAGGTGGTGGGGGCCCTGGAGCGGGCCGTAGCGGCCTGCGGCGGCGCGTACGGCCCGGACCGGGTCGACTCCCGGTCCGAGCCGACCGGGGGACGAAGGGCGTTATCGCGTGCGCCGAGTTTTCTGTGA